From a region of the Apium graveolens cultivar Ventura unplaced genomic scaffold, ASM990537v1 ctg4659, whole genome shotgun sequence genome:
- the LOC141702103 gene encoding uncharacterized protein LOC141702103 has product MAPTDFMLKIENFSLVSKAMENYLSNSFEAGGYKWRLSVHFNCNKNSGEGRTGGEGSYISVYLVFAEPDVLENGLAIDVNFKFFVYDQIQKNFNVFEDATVQTKKFHKLKRAHGILNMMPVHEFCNASTSRYLVNDSCIFGVELFVIKNMTSKAVCLSNVQMPKNDYCIMRAHIWKIDNFSKRKNKVYYSNSFMAGERKWRLLLHPRWDKKYLAVGVELADTSSLFRLDKWLKRSYYHQKLYAMFGLVVHDQFGVSDVNTNFGKACWGVFSGATTCKVNKKFMDLTELHDTSKSFLLNDALTIGVEIHHIYYDREI; this is encoded by the exons ATGGCTCCAACAGATTTCATGTTAAAGATTGAAAACTTCTCTCTCGTGTCCAAAGCAATGGAGAACTACCTATCCAACTCTTTTGAAGCTGGTGGATACAAATG GAGGTTATCTGTACACTTTAATTGTAATAAGAATTCCGGTGAAGGTAGAACAGGGGGAGAGGGCAGTTACATATCAGTATACTTGGTTTTTGCTGAGCCAGATGTTCTAGAAAATGGATTAGCGATTGATGTTAATTTCAAGTTCTTTGTGTATGACCAAATCCAGAAGAATTTCAACGTATTTGAAG ATGCTACCGTGCAAACGAAGAAATTTCACAAGCTAAAGCGTGCACATGGGATTCTGAATATGATGCCGGTACATGAATTTTGTAATGCCTCAACTAGCCGGTACTTGGTAAATGACTCGTGCATATTTGGGGTAGAACTTTTTGTTATAAAGAACATGACTAGCAAGGCAGTGTGTCTGTCAAATGTTCAAATGCCAAAGAATGACTATTGTATAATGAGAGCTCATATTTGGAAGATTGACAACTTTAGCAAGAGGAAGAACAAAGTTTACTACTCCAATTCATTCATGGCCGGAGAAAGAAAATG GAGACTGCTACTTCATCCCAGATGGGATAAAAAGTACTTAGCAGTTGGCGTGGAACTAGCGGATACAAGTAGCTTGTTTCGTTTGGATAAATGGCTTAAAAGGTCTTATTATCATCAGAAGTTGTATGCAATGTTCGGACTTGTCGTGCATGATCAGTTTGGTGTCTCGGATGTAAACACCAACTTTGGAAAAGCAT GTTGGGGAGTTTTCAGTGGAGCAACAACCTGCaaagtgaataaaaaattcatgGACTTGACAGAGCTGCATGACACTTCCAAAAGCTTCTTGCTAAACGATGCCTTGACTATTGGAGTAGAGATTCATCATATATATTATGACAGAGAAATTTAA